One segment of Eulemur rufifrons isolate Redbay chromosome 4, OSU_ERuf_1, whole genome shotgun sequence DNA contains the following:
- the LOC138382530 gene encoding LOW QUALITY PROTEIN: olfactory receptor 2M4-like (The sequence of the model RefSeq protein was modified relative to this genomic sequence to represent the inferred CDS: deleted 1 base in 1 codon) has product MMWGNQTFNTVFILLGIFDHSPTHSFLFCLVLGIFSVAFMGNISMVLLIYLDPQLHTPMYFLLSHLSLMDLMLICTTVPKMVFNYLSGRKSISLAGCGTQIFFYVSLLGAECFLLAVMAYDRYVAICHPLRYTILMNQKLCVLMTVASWILGSLDGIIVLAAVLSFSYCSSLEIHHFFCDVAALLPLSCTDTSAFERLLFICCVVMLIFPVSVIVVSYARVLRAVICMGSGESRRKAFTTCSSHLSVVGLYYGATMFMYMRPASTHTPDQDTMVLAFYTILTPMLNPLIYSLRNKEVSRALQKLLRKGKFI; this is encoded by the exons ATGATGTGGGGAAACCAGACCTTCAACACTGTCTTCATCCTGCTGGGAATCTTTGATCACAGCCCCACCCAT TCTTTTCTCTTCTGTCTGGTCCTGGGCATCTTCTCAGTGGCCTTCATGGGAAATATTTCCATGGTTCTTCTAATCTACCTGGACCCCCAgctccacacccccatgtacttcctCCTCAGCCACCTGTCCCTCATGGACCTCATGCTCATCTGCACCACCGTACCCAAGATGGTCTTCAACTACTTGTCTGGCAGGAAATCCATCTCTCTGGCAGGTTGTGGAACCCAGATATTCTTCTATGTGTCCCTGCTTGGAGCGGAATGCTTCTTGTTGGCTGTCATGGCTTATGACCGCTATGTGGCTATATGTCACCCTCTCCGGTACACCATCCtcatgaatcagaaactctgtgtCCTCATGACTGTTGCCTCCTGGATCCTGGGCTCTCTTGATGGCATCATTGTGCTTGCAGCTGTCTTGTCATTCTCTTACTGCAGCTCTCTGGAAATTCATCACTTTTTCTGTGATGTTGCTGCCCTTTTACCTCTATCCTGCACAGACACGTCTGCGTTTGAAAGACTGCTTTTCATCTGTTGTGTGGTGATGCTTATCTTCCCAGTCTCAGTCATCGTCGTCTCCTATGCCCGCGTCCTTCGAGCTGTCATCTGTATGGGCTCTGGGGAAAGTCGCCGCAAAGCCTTCACCACGTGCTCCTCCCACCTGTCTGTGGTCGGGCTCTACTATGGTGCCACTATGTTCATGTACATGAGACCAGCCTCGACCCACACGCCAGACCAGGACACGATGGTGTTGGCCTTCTATACCATCCTCACCCCCATGCTGAACCCGCTCATCTACAGCCTCCGCAACAAAGAGGTGTCCAGGGCACTTCAGAAGCTGTTGAGGAAAGGAAAATTCATATAA